In Vigna unguiculata cultivar IT97K-499-35 chromosome 3, ASM411807v1, whole genome shotgun sequence, a single genomic region encodes these proteins:
- the LOC114179266 gene encoding uncharacterized protein LOC114179266, producing the protein MGCCVSCSHKTSTSPLRKFRGSPQPLTRREKPLESSREEESETVKQVLLEAPKRNPTTFAKPKPQKPLQNKVRDEQSKVQKKSLSLYKAEDPSDEVCSLSETVSTTTSITEQGQETRKRVDISQAKLLKNRSFPGERRERTVHGARNNVGSVRLVQCGDQTAQKTGSGGTLRRRDPAEKSFRQSRSPATGGSRPVVGRNPSVRKTNRCPARVTTSTAGNGCRRKENPATARKWVSGGESLENPLVSLECFIFI; encoded by the coding sequence ATGGGTTGTTGTGTGAGTTGCAGTCACAAAACCTCGACCTCGCCACTAAGAAAGTTCCGTGGTTCACCACAGCCTCTCACTCGCCGAGAGAAGCCTCTAGAAAGCAGCAGAGAGGAAGAAAGTGAGACAGTGAAGCAAGTGCTCTTGGAAGCCCCGAAACGGAATCCAACAACCTTTGCCAAACCAAAACCTCAAAAGCCACTCCAAAACAAGGTCAGAGATGAACAGAGCAAAGTTCAGAAGAAGTCTTTGTCCCTTTATAAAGCGGAAGACCCCTCGGATGAAGTTTGCAGCTTGAGCGAAACCGTGTCCACCACTACTTCAATCACCGAGCAAGGGCAAGAAACGCGCAAAAGGGTCGATATATCTCAGGCCAAATTGCTGAAAAATCGTTCCTTTCCCGgtgagagaagagagagaacaGTGCATGGTGCAAGGAACAATGTTGGGTCTGTGAGGCTGGTTCAGTGCGGAGACCAAACGGCTCAGAAAACGGGCAGCGGTGGAACACTTCGACGGCGAGATCCAGCCGAGAAATCTTTCCGGCAGTCAAGGTCGCCGGCCACTGGAGGATCTAGGCCCGTTGTGGGTCGGAACCCATCTGTGAGAAAAACTAACCGGTGCCCGGCAAGGGTAACAACAAGCACGGCGGGAAACGGTTGCCGGAGAAAGGAGAATCCGGCGACGGCAAGGAAATGGGTTTCTGGCGGCGAATCACTGGAGAATCCACTTGTGTCATTGGAATGCTTCATCTTTATATAG